The genomic window ATCTATGATATTGAACGGATTTCCACGAAGATAAGCTGTGGCCGCGCCAATGCCCGTGATCTGGTCAGCCTGAAACAGTCACTCTTAAAGCTCCCCGCGCTGAAGGAAAAATTAGCGTTTTGTATTGCGGATATCCTGGTTTTTTTAGAGCAGCAACTGGACGTCCTTGAGGAAGTGCGGGTCCTGATCGGCACCGCTATTGTACCTGATCCTCCGCCCACGATCAAAGAAGGGGGGCTTATCCGGGAAGGCTACGATGCATCACTCGATGAACTGCGATACATGAGCAAAAACGGAAAAAGCTGGATCGCCAATTTTCAGGCGGAAGAGATCACCAGGACGGGAATTAATTCCCTTAAAGTAGGGTATAACAAGGTATTCGGATATTATATCGAGATCACCAACGTGCACAAGGATAACATCCCGCAGACCTATATTCGAAAGCAGACTATCAAGAATGCCGAACGTTTTATTACCCCCGAACTCAAGGAGTATGAGACGAAGGTGCTTACCGCGGATGAGCGCGCGAAGGACATGGAGTACGATCTCTTCCTCCAGATACGCGAACAGGTCAGTTCCTTTACGGCGAGACTCCAACGGACATCAGAATCAATTGCGGTTATCGATGCGTTATCAACCCTTGCGAATCTTGCAGCGGAAAACCGGTACGTCATGCCGGAGATTACCGATGATTTGGAATTAAAGATCCTGGACGGACGCCACCCCGTGCTGGATCGGCGGCTGGGGGTGGAAAGCTTTGTCCCCAACGATATCCACCTGGATGGAATCCGGGATACCGTTATGGTAATTACCGGCCCGAATATGGCGGGAAAAAGCACCTACATCCGTCAGGTAGCGCTCCTCGTGCTTATGGCGCAGATGGGGAGCTTTATCCCCGCAAAGGAGGCCGTCATCGGAACGGTCGACAGGATCTTCACGCGGGTGGGGGCATCAGACGAACTTTCGCGGGGACAGAGCACCTTCATGGTGGAAATGAATGAGACGGCAAATATCCTCAATAACGCTACCGAACGCAGCCTGATTATCCTGGATGAAGTGGGACGGGGTACGAGCACGTTTGATGGCGTGAGCATTGCATGGGCAATCACGGAATACCTCTACCAGCGCATTCATGCCCGTACGCTCTTCGCGACCCACTACCACGAACTTACCGAACTGGCGTTGCTCTTTCCGGGCATCAGGAATTTCAACATCGCCGTCAGGGAGTGGGGCGAAGAGATTGTTTTTCTGCGGAAAATTGTGGAGGGAGGAACGGATAAAAGTTATGGGATCCACGTTGCGCGGCTTGCAGGAATACCGAAGGAAATTATCCAGCGTGCCCGCATGATCCTTAACAACCTTGAAGCGGCAACACTGGATGTAAACGGCAAGCCTAAATTTGCGCCGTTGAAGGCGGCTCAGGAGAAGAAACAACCGAAGCAGTTAAAGCTCTTTGCTTCCCGGGAAGACATGATAATCGAAGAGATCAGGAAGCTTGATATTTCCAGGATGGCACCCCTCGATGCCCTCAACAAACTTGATGAATTAAAGAAGAAACTGGAGATTTATGAATCGTGATTAAACCGTCTCTGCACGGCACCGATGTCTGACCTGACGTCCGGGGTCTTCTTTCTCCTTTCTTAAGTCAGCCATGAAAGCGATTCATTCTCAACCAGAACGAGCCGGAAAAAACGGACAAACGGGAAAATTCCGAAGGGATGTCCTGATTATGCAATTATGGTGAACCCCGTAAGGGGTGGCATACGTATCGCTATTTTCCCGATGTTTCACCCCTTGCGGGGTTGAATAGGGTGGTGGTTTTTTCTATAATCATGTCATCCCTTCGGGATTACAGGATCAATATTTTGTTCACTTATTAATGATTGTGAGCGAAAGTGCGCTGAATAGTTGCTAAAAAATTCCCGCAGGGAAGCTGTTTATGAAGAGCTGGTACAGATTCCGTCGCCGGGCGTTTGGGAGTGTCTTCCCCCGATGCTAAGGCTGATTCGATTTCGGCTTGCCGTGTTATAGTATTACTGTATAAAAACTTCGTAACACTTTAGTTTTTTGAAAAATTACCATAATGATGTTGCCGCACGGTGTAAGGATGAAGCATTTGCCAGAAATTGGTATAAATGTATTCATACCCCAAGATGGCAAATGCTTCGCCCCTACTTTTTCAAAAAACTAAAGCGTTACAAAACTTCTTTTTTTGTAAGTTTTTTCACGAATCCCTTTCAGGAGATACCGTTTTTTTATGAGTGAAAGACTACTTCGCTTCGCTCGCAATGACAACGTGCAGTGTGCCATCAAAGTGCATGGTCGCTGTCATTGCGAGGGCCTTTTCCG from Candidatus Brocadia sp. includes these protein-coding regions:
- the mutS gene encoding DNA mismatch repair protein MutS, with protein sequence MITETPMMRQYNEIKRQHKDALLFFRMGDFYELFFEDAKLASKVLGITLTARSKGESAIPMAGVPHHAAETYIRRLIKAGLKVAICDQLQDPDEAKGIVDRGVTRIITPGTVTEDSLLEDKSNNYLMAILNTGNLLGLSWIDLSTGQFEVEDIIRERLFDEFARLNPSEVLLPEETVRNNMSFMEKIRVECKVMITSRPDWEFSVDTAYQTLAAHFGTTSLEGFGCETIGPALGAAGAVIHYLKETQKTSLRHIIKIQHHQINNRVLMDRATQQSLELTQTIRNGDREGSLLGVLDQTRTPMGGRLLRDWVISPLRVSADIKHRQIGIKELFENATLRREIREILGDIYDIERISTKISCGRANARDLVSLKQSLLKLPALKEKLAFCIADILVFLEQQLDVLEEVRVLIGTAIVPDPPPTIKEGGLIREGYDASLDELRYMSKNGKSWIANFQAEEITRTGINSLKVGYNKVFGYYIEITNVHKDNIPQTYIRKQTIKNAERFITPELKEYETKVLTADERAKDMEYDLFLQIREQVSSFTARLQRTSESIAVIDALSTLANLAAENRYVMPEITDDLELKILDGRHPVLDRRLGVESFVPNDIHLDGIRDTVMVITGPNMAGKSTYIRQVALLVLMAQMGSFIPAKEAVIGTVDRIFTRVGASDELSRGQSTFMVEMNETANILNNATERSLIILDEVGRGTSTFDGVSIAWAITEYLYQRIHARTLFATHYHELTELALLFPGIRNFNIAVREWGEEIVFLRKIVEGGTDKSYGIHVARLAGIPKEIIQRARMILNNLEAATLDVNGKPKFAPLKAAQEKKQPKQLKLFASREDMIIEEIRKLDISRMAPLDALNKLDELKKKLEIYES